The sequence CTCCTTGCGGGCGACGCGCAGGCGCACCTCCTCCAGCAAGTCATCCACCTGGTTGCCCACGGGGCGCGTCTCCACCTCGGGGTCCGTCAGGCCCGTGGGGCGGATGATCTGCTCCACCACCACGCCCTGGGACTTCTGCAGCTCGTACTCGGAAGGCGTCGCGGAGACGAACATCGCCTGGGGCACCAGCTCCTCGAACTCACCGAACTTCAGCGGCCGGTTGTCCAGGGCGCTGGGCATGCGGAAGCCGAAGCTGACCAGCGTCTCCTTGCGCGCGCGGTCTCCCCGGTACATGGCGCCAATCTGCGGCACCGTCTGGTGGCTCTCGTCGATGAAGACCAGCAGGTCGCGCGGGAAGTAGTCGATGAGGCACGGGGGCGGCTCACCCGGGGCGCGGCCGGAGAAGTGGCGCGAGTAGTTCTCGATGCCGTTGCAGTAGCCGACCTGCTCAATCATCTCCAGGTCGAACATGGTGCGCTGCTCCAGCCGCTGCGCCTCCAGCAGCTTGCCCTCCTTCTTGAAGAGCTGGAGCTGCTCGGTCAGCTCGTCGCGGATGGTCTGCAGGGCGCGCTTGCGCACGTCCTCTCCGGCCACGTAGTGGCTCGCGGGGAAGATGACGATCTTGTCCAGCGCGCCAATCGTCACGCCGCGCAGCGGGTCGAACTCGATGATCTTCTCCACCTCGTCGCCGAAGAAGGAGATGCGCACGGCGCGCTCCTCCTCGTAGGCGGGGAACACCTCGACGGTGTCGCCGCGCGCGCGGAAGGTGCCGCGGTGGAAGTCGAGGTCGTTGCGATCGTACTGGGCCTCCACCAGCCGGCGCATGAACGTGTCACGACCCATCTCCTGGCCCACGTCCGCGCGCACCGCCAGGTCCACGTAGCTGCGGGCCGCGCCCAGGCCGTAGATGCAGGACACGCTGGCGACGATGATGACGTCGTCCCGGGTCCGCAGCGAGTGGGTGGCCGAGTGGCGCATCCGCTCGATGTTGTCGTTGATGGACGAGTCCTTCTCGATGAAGGTGTCCGTCGACGGGACGTAGGCCTCGGGCTGGTAGTAGTCGTAGTACGAGACGAAGTACTCGACGGCGTTGTTCGGAAACAGCGCCTTGAACTCGCCGTAGAGCTGGGCGGCCAGGGTTTTGTTGTGGGCGATGACCAGCGAGGGCCGCTTCACGTTGGCGATGACGTTCGCCATGGTGAACGTCTTGCCTGAACCGGTGACACCCAGGAGGGTCTGGTAGCGGTCGCCCCGTAGGACGCCCTCCGTGAGCTCTCCGATGGCCCTCGGCTGGTCGCCCTCGGGATTGTGTTCGCTGACGAGCTGGAAGTCCGGCATATCCGTGGGATTTAACACTCCACGGAGGGGAAGACCGCCCGTTCGTGCCTGCCCGTCGAACGGAGGACGGAGCGCGTGTCTACTTCGACGCGCCCTCCTTCAGCGCCTCCAGGGCCTCCAGGCGGGCGGCCTCGAACTCGTCGCCCTTGTTCCAGCGCGGCAGCTCCGGAGTGCGCGCGACGTGGGCGCCGAGGAGGAAGAAGAGGCGGACGTCCTCCACGGCGCCGGAGAAGTCCCACTCCGGGCGCAGCTCGTCGGAGGGCTGGTGGTAGTGCTTCGCCTCCCACGCCTCGCGCTGCTGCTTGCCCCAGCCTTCCGGCCGCCCCACGAAGTCCATGCCGCTGCCGAAGTAGGCGGCGGGGATGCCCTGCTTCGCGAAGTTGAACTGGTCCGAGCGGTAGAAGAAGCCCCGGTCGGAGAGCTGGTCCGCCTTCACCACCCGCCCCTGCGTCTTCGCCAGGCCGGTGATGATGGCGTCCAGGCTGGACTTGCCCAGGCCGATGACGGTGAGGTCCCGGGTGCGGCCGTGGATGTTCGCGCCGTCGATGTTGATGTTGGCGGCCACGAGGCCGGCCGGCACCGGCGGGTGCTCGGCGAGGTACTGCGAGCCCAGCAGGCCCTGCTCCTCGGCGGCCACGGCGGCGAAGAGGATGGAGCGGCGCGGCGGTTGGGGCAGCTCGCGGAAGGCCTTCGCCACCGCCAGCATGGCCGCCACGCCCGCCGCGTTGTCCAGGGCGCCGTTGTAGATGGTGTCCTCGCCCTCCTCCTTCCCCTGCTTCATGCCCAGGTGGTCGTGGTGTGCGCTGTACAGCACCACCTCGCGGGCCAGCTTCGCGTCGCTTCCGGGCAGCATCGCCAGCACGTTGGCGGTGGGCCGGCGGCGCACCTCGCTGGTGAAGCGCGCGGACACCTTCACCCCGAGCGGCACCGGCTGGAAGTCCCGCTTGCGCGCCGCGGCCTGGAGCGCGTCCAGCTCCTTGCCCGCGAGTTGGAGCACCCGGCGCGTGGCGGCCTCCGTGGTCCACGCCTTCACCTGCATGCGGGGGCCCTCGGCGGCGGGCAGCTCGAACTGCTCGCCCGTCCACGACGTCTGCACCACCTGCCACGGGTAGCCCGCGCTGGGCGTGGTGTGGAGGATGATGGCGCCGGCCGCGCCCACCTTCGCCGCCTGCTCGTACTTGTAATCCCAGCGGCCGTACCAGAGCCGCGTGCGGCCCGCGAAGAGCTTGGGGTCGTCCTCGGGGTCGTTGTTGAGGATGAGCAGCGTCTTGCCGCGCAGGTCCATCCCCTTGAAGTCGTCCCACTCGTACTCGGGCGCCTGGATGCCGTAGCCGACGAAGACGAGCTCGGACTCCTCCAGCTTCGCCTCGGGCGCCTGCACGCCGGACACGGCGATGAAGTCCTCGTGGAACTTCAGCTCCGCCGTGCCCTGGGGCGCGCGGAACGTCATGCCCTTCGGGTGGCTGGTGATGCCCACCAGGTCGAACCGCTGGAAGTACGAGCCATCCGCGGCCGCGGGCTTCATCCCGAGCGCCTCGAGCTGCGAGGCGATGTACGCCTGCCCGAGCGCGTCTCCCCGCGTGCCGGGGCCACGGCCCTCCAGCAGGTCGTGAGCGAGGAAGCGCACGTGTGCGCGCAGCACGTCCGGGACGATGGCCCCGGAGGCGGACTTCTCCGCGGGGGTGACGAGCGGCGTGCGCTGCGCGAGCGCGGGGACGGCAACGAGGGCGAGGAGCAGGGACACCAGGCGCTTCATGGTGCCCGGAGCCCTAACACGAAGCTCCGGGAGCATGCAGCAGCCGCGTCAGCCGTGGGACGCGGCCACCTTCCACGTCGTGCCGGCAGGCGTGTCCATGATTTCCACGCCCCGGTCCTTCAGCGCGCCACGCACGCGGTCGGCCGCGGCGAAGTCCTTCGCGGCGCGGGCGGCGGCACGCTCGCCGAGCAGGCGCTCCACCTCCGCCACGTCGATGCCCCGCTCGAGCACCGCCCTGTCGCGACGGCGCAGCAGCCACTGGCCCGCTTCGTCCTCGAAGAGGCCCAGGATTCCGGACACCCGGCGCACGTCCTCACGCAGCGCCTGGAGCGTGCGGCCCACCAGCGCCTTGTCCTTGACCGGCGGCTTGTCCACCAGCTCGTTCATCAGCACGAAGAGGCCGGACAGGACGCCCAGGGCGCCCGCGGTGTTGAAGTCGTCGTCCATGGCAGACTCGAACTCGGCGAACAGCTTGTGCGGCTCACCGTGGAGCGGCCCCTTGCCGAAGTCCTTGCCCGCCACGCGCTCGTCCACCTTGCGCAGCGTCTCGTAGAAGTACTCCATGCGCGCCTCCGCATCCGCCAGCGCCTTGTCGGCGAAGTTGAGCGGG comes from Pyxidicoccus trucidator and encodes:
- the uvrB gene encoding excinuclease ABC subunit UvrB, which produces MPDFQLVSEHNPEGDQPRAIGELTEGVLRGDRYQTLLGVTGSGKTFTMANVIANVKRPSLVIAHNKTLAAQLYGEFKALFPNNAVEYFVSYYDYYQPEAYVPSTDTFIEKDSSINDNIERMRHSATHSLRTRDDVIIVASVSCIYGLGAARSYVDLAVRADVGQEMGRDTFMRRLVEAQYDRNDLDFHRGTFRARGDTVEVFPAYEEERAVRISFFGDEVEKIIEFDPLRGVTIGALDKIVIFPASHYVAGEDVRKRALQTIRDELTEQLQLFKKEGKLLEAQRLEQRTMFDLEMIEQVGYCNGIENYSRHFSGRAPGEPPPCLIDYFPRDLLVFIDESHQTVPQIGAMYRGDRARKETLVSFGFRMPSALDNRPLKFGEFEELVPQAMFVSATPSEYELQKSQGVVVEQIIRPTGLTDPEVETRPVGNQVDDLLEEVRLRVARKERVLVTTLTKRMAEDLTEYYADVGVRVRYLHSDIDAIERMAIIRDLRKGEFDVLVGINLLREGLDIPEVSLVAILDADKEGFLRSHVSLTQTIGRAARNLHGRVIMYADSITDSMKKALDETTRRRDIQRKHNEAHGITPRSVKSNITDLSEHVYDAEGSGSLPMAAEGEDDLLQPKEIKRLIAEFTKDMLAAADEMQFEKAAEHRDRVQLLKDMDLGLKPPSRVLLKAPAKKADEEPARGRGKGRGRGGGGAGARGRR
- a CDS encoding M28 family metallopeptidase, with amino-acid sequence MKRLVSLLLALVAVPALAQRTPLVTPAEKSASGAIVPDVLRAHVRFLAHDLLEGRGPGTRGDALGQAYIASQLEALGMKPAAADGSYFQRFDLVGITSHPKGMTFRAPQGTAELKFHEDFIAVSGVQAPEAKLEESELVFVGYGIQAPEYEWDDFKGMDLRGKTLLILNNDPEDDPKLFAGRTRLWYGRWDYKYEQAAKVGAAGAIILHTTPSAGYPWQVVQTSWTGEQFELPAAEGPRMQVKAWTTEAATRRVLQLAGKELDALQAAARKRDFQPVPLGVKVSARFTSEVRRRPTANVLAMLPGSDAKLAREVVLYSAHHDHLGMKQGKEEGEDTIYNGALDNAAGVAAMLAVAKAFRELPQPPRRSILFAAVAAEEQGLLGSQYLAEHPPVPAGLVAANINIDGANIHGRTRDLTVIGLGKSSLDAIITGLAKTQGRVVKADQLSDRGFFYRSDQFNFAKQGIPAAYFGSGMDFVGRPEGWGKQQREAWEAKHYHQPSDELRPEWDFSGAVEDVRLFFLLGAHVARTPELPRWNKGDEFEAARLEALEALKEGASK